In Leptospira fletcheri, the genomic window TCTGGGATCCCTCTCGGTCGTTCGGAGTCTCTTTTCTTTTATCTTTCGGAGCAGTAGGATCCATCCTTCTTTTAAAACCGAGTCTGGATCTATGCCTTCCGGAAACGCAAACCGAGGACAGCCGAATCGGAAAAATCGCACTCTTCTTACGGGAAAATCTGACAGTTTCTCTTGCTGCGGGATTCGGGACCTTTCCCGTTTTGGTTCACTATTTCGGAGCCTATAGCTTCGGTTCTTTAGGATTGAATTTATTGGTTGTTCCCCTTTGCGGAATCCTCCTGCCCCTACTCTATTCCGTCTTATTCCTGGAATTTCTTCGTGTTCCGTTTCTAAAAGAAACCGCCTGGGTTTTAGTGAATTATCTGCTGGAAATTTTAGGAAAGTTGACCGTTGCATGGGCGGACTTGGATTGGAGCATCCAAAGATTTTATCTAGCCGATTCCAGGGAAAAAGCGATCTTACTCTGGACCCTATTTCTTGTATTCCTAGTCGGATTGCGTTGTTGCAAAAAAGGAAAACAGGAATCGAACAAGATAGATAGGAAAATGTTCGAAGAAAATCCGCGAGTACCTCTTAAGGAATCCTTTCTGTTTCGAATTCCCGTTTGGATCTACTCCCTGCCGATCTGCATATCGTTTCATTTTCTTTTGGCAGGAATTCCGGAATGGACGCAATTCCCTTCCGTATTTTTCGGAGACAGATTCACATTCGTAGTGCGAAACGGAAAGGAACTGGTCCTAGGAGGAAAATGCAAGTACAGCAAGAAGATGTTGAAGGAGGCTTTCGGAAAATACCGCGTATTGGTCTGTGGAACCTACTCTTTGGAAAAAGCCTATGTAGAAGACGAGTCCTGCACCTTTTGGATTTCGCTTTGCGTCCGGAAAAAGAAACCCCTCCGATTCGAGTACGGAAGCAACGGAACAAGGAAAGCCTTACCTCCGGAAGGCTGGGATTTCGTGACGAAGAGAAAGGAATTCAATGTGGATTCTACTTCCTTAAGAATGATCCGTTTTGAAGCGGGCAAAGATTCCTTGGCCGACTTATCGCAAAAAACAAAGCAAGGATCCGGAATTATTTTACTCGCGCCAAGATATGGGAGCCGGGACGATCCGGAGGATTGGAATCGGTTTCGAAAACGACTTGGAATCGCCGACGGTTGGAAGTTTATTGGAGGCAATGAACTTCCCGGAATACCCGTTTTATAAGACTTCGGCGCTCCGGAACTTTTTAAGCGAAAAATCCTCGGCACCCTTAAAAAAATGGGGCCAGAATTTTCTCATCGATCCCAAGGCTGTTCAGACCCTTTTAGATTCCGCAGACCGGAACGCCTTGGAACGCGCGGACCTGTTATTGGAAATCGGTCCCGGCTTGGGCGCGTTAACCCATTTGTTGGCGCGCACGGGAAAAAAATTAAGATTGCATGAAATCGATCCGGTCTATTCCGACTGGCTGAAAAAATTCCTACCGCAAGCAGAAGTGATCCAGGGAGACGCACGGGAAACTCTCGGTACGGACGAAGGTACCGATTGTTTTCTTTTCGGAAACCTTCCCTATTATATCACTTCGGAATTAATCCTAACGTCCTTAGAAAAACTGAGTCGTCTGCAAGGCGCCGTTTTCTTGGTACAGAAAGAATTCGCACAGCGCTTGACAAACGAAATTTCCTCCTTGGGAATCTATGCGGGGGCGTACGGAAAATTTCTCCTAAAGAAAACCGTCAAATCGGGAAGCTTTTATCCTAGACCGAACGTGGATTCGAGCATTCTTTCCTATACGAGTAACCCCAGATTTCTAGACAAAAACAAATATCCCATTTTAGAATTTTTATGCCGCGTGGTTTTTTGGGGAAAAAGGAAGAAAATCGGATCTTCCATCAAAGAAGCACCTCTGAACTCGTTTTACCCGACAGGTCTTTCCTACCCGGAAGAAACTCTCCGCCAAAGGCTCAAGGATTCGATCTCGAATACGGGCTTATCGTTGGAAAAAAGGCCGGAAGAAATGCTTGCTGAAGATTTTTATCGGATTGTGGAGAATTTTAAAATGGAATGAGACGAAGGTATCGAAGGAAGTCCGATATCATTCGAATCTAGGAAAATCCTAACGGGCCTGTCTTTGAAAGGCTTTGTATTCTCCGATCACCTTTTCTCCGAACTCCTTCCATTCTTCGTCTTTTTTGAATCCGAAATGTTGCAGGACTTCCCAGTGGATCGCCGCAGGATCCGCCTTTCCCTCGTTGCAATCGATGATCCAGTCGGAAAGATACACCGCAAACACCACGTCTCTCGATTCCTTTTTGGCCATCAGAGGTCTGTGATGATATTCCGCCGCGACTCGGATCGTATCCGAAAAATTCCATTTTTCGCATATCATCGCTCCTAGGGAGGTGTGAGTCACTCCCAAAGCCGCCTCCTCCAGGCCCAAGCTGGAAGCCATCAGGTTCTTGCCGGTCAACTCGGTCAATTTCGCCACGATTTCAGGTTCGAGAGAAAGTAATATTACCAGACCTATATCGTGCAACAAAGCTGCGCAGACTAAATTCGTGAGAAACGTTTTTTTCCAACCCATTTTCTCCCCTAGTCTTTTACATATATATGCGGACAGACTCGATCTTTCCCAAATCTGCTCGAACTCTTTGTATCGCTCCTCTAGAATTTTTTTCGTTCCGAGACTTAAGAGGATATTGTTCAGTTCCGAAAGTCCGATCCGTTTGATCGCCTCTTCCAGAGTCTCCACTTTTCTTCCCAATGCAAAGGAAGCCGAATTCGCGAGCTTTAGAATATTCGTGGAAAGCGAAACATCCCTCGAAACCGACTCGGTAATCTGACCGATGGAGGAATCCGGTTTATTGATCAGACTCATGATCTGATTCAGGTTCTCCGGAAAAGTGGGAAGCTTATCGATCTCTGCGATGATTTCGACGGTGCGTTGGTAGGAAACGTTTCTGTGTTTGAAATCCAGAGGAATCTTAATATAGGCCGAAGTAATGTCTCCCTCGGCCTTGAGTTTATAACAATCCCCTTCTATACCTTCGTTTTTCAACATCAATAAGGACATGGCCAACCCCAAACCAGCACCTTCGGAATCGTCCGCGTGGTCGGCAAAGACCTCTCCTAAATCGTTGTATTCCCGGCTCTTGCCGATCCGGTTCTCCACCCGTTTCAACTCTTCGGGAATGATGGAAACGTTATTCGAAACCCTCATCAAAAAACTGGTTCGATTGAACGCCATCGTGATCAAGCAGTGGAATTTGAGTTTTTCCAGCAGCTCGGCATACCTGTCCTTATCGCGGATCATTTCTTTTTTGAAATTCTCCATCCCCTTGGCATAATCCAACGGATCGGAAATATTGAGATTATTATCGGAAAAGAAAATCCGTTTGGAATTCGCCTTAATGGCGTTCATTACGCTTTCGCGCAGGATCGAAAATACGGATTCCTTCAGGGAAATCGAGTCCAAATAAACCAAATACCGGTCCAATAGGACGTTTAACAATTTGTCCACATTTCGGTTCAGAGTTGTGATACGGACGTAAAGAGGGTTGAGCCTTTCAATCCGCTCGTTGACGTTACGGACGCTTAGATAGTATCCTTCTTTTTCGAAGTGGTACCAGTTTATGTTCATTTTCGCTCGGAAAGACCATCCCTATATCCTAATATTCGGAACGTTTTGTCAACTCCAGATTACTTTAACTCTAAAACCGACGATTTTCTCAGATTTCCTTCCTCCGGGAAATTCCGATCAGAGCAAGTTTCAGAACGAGAATCCAGGCTCCGACCTGCAAGAAAGAATACGGCCCGTAAGATTGCGGATCCTCTACGTTTCCTTCCAAAAGCCGACCGGAATGAAAATAGACCGTTCCGAGCTGAGGAAGAATCCAGTAAGAGATCTTAACGAACAGCTTTTGCGCCTCCGCCAATTCGCGCGAACCGTCCACGATACCGTTGTATACGATAAAATCAAGGATCGCCGTTCCGAGAAGCAATCCGAAAGAAAAAAGGACGGATATCGTCTGATTTGCCGTCAGAGTCAGTAGGAGTGCAAAGACCACCAGAAATCCGTATGCGAGAAACATCACACCTTGGTAGGTCAAAAATTCCCAAGGAATCTCCGGAGCGAAAGCGGAATGAACGGCAAAAGCGCCCACAAGAAAGATTATGACCAAAAGTAATAAAGTAATGCCTTTTCCAGCCAAATAAGTCAGAAGATCCAGAGGTCTGCTCAACCAAAGGGTATGGATCTGAGAATCCAAATCCTGCCTTAACAAATCGGAAGTCATCATCACTAAAAAAACGGTAACCCAAAGAGAAGAAAGGGTAAAATACGCTCCGTTCGAAACCCCCTTGAGAATCTGATCCTCGACGGACGTTGTGCAAAACCATTCTCCCAGCAGAAAAAAACCCAATAAAGAAAAAAGAAAGAACAAGGCTTTCCTACGTACAACTTGCAGGAACGTCAATCTTAGTAAAATCGGAAGTTGTCGGAACAGGGAAGAAACGAAAAAAGAAAAAGATTGCGTCGGTTGTCGATTCATTTCTGCCCTTCCGCTTCGCTCTTCGTTTCCGAACCTTCGGAGGTCAAACGTAAAAACACCTCTTCGAGAGATTCCGATTTTCTTTCGAACAAAAAGAGCTCTGCACCCCTCTCGACCAACTCCGCCGGCAATCTTTTCAGGTCCACATCCGGTTTCGGGCGGATCTCCCAATCCTTTCCTTCGTTCGTACATTCCAAAGAGAGATTCCGCAAATAGGAATCCACACTCTCGTTTCCTTCAAACTTGAGACGGATCCTATCCTTGCCTTGGCGAAGTTCGTCCAATTTGCCCTGCGCCTTTATTTGACCTTTATGTAATATTCCCACTTCGGTGCAGATCTGCTCTACCTCGGGGAGTCTGTGGGAATTGATCAGAACGGTGACCCCTCGTTTTACGTTTTCTTCCAGAATTCTATCTCTGAATTCCTTGTACCCGGCGGGATCCAAACCGGTCCCGGGCTCGTCCAAGAGAAGAAGTTCCGGCTCCGCTCCTAGCGCATGAGCCAGTCCCAATCTCTGCAACATTCCTTTGGAATAAGTAGAAACCTTTCGATCCGCCGCGTCCGATAATCCCATTTGTTTCAGAAGATCCTGAGACTTGGACTGTGCCTCCTTGGATTTCAGAAAAGCCAGACGAAGACTCGCTTCTAAAAATTCCCTCCCGGTCAAATAAGGAGAAACGGCCATCCTCTCCGGAAGATAACCCAAACGCGTTCGCACGGCCGGAGAAGGAACCGCGCCCAAAACTTTACAACTTCCGCTACTAGGTCTGGAAAATCCCAATAGAATTCGAACTAAAGTCGTCTTGCCCGCACCGTTGGGACCGAGTAAACCGAAAATGCCTCCTTTCGAAACGCTCAAATGAATGTTTCGCAGAGCTTGTACTCCCGGATAATTTTTACGAAGACTATCGATTTCAATTGCAAATAGGGACATCGGAAAATCCTTAGACCAAGTGCCGAGAACGATACGTTCCCTAGGGTACCCCGGCAATCTTTTTCCGGAGAACTCGGGTTCGAATCCGGTATTTATTCGATGAAGATAATTATAGCTAGACACGGAGAGGCCGAACCGGATTCTCCAGACGGGAGAGATTCCTCCCGAGTCCTGACACCAAAGGGAAAAGCGGACGTTGAAAAGATGGCACGTTTTTTTCTGACCGGTTTTAAGATCAAAAAAATTTATCACAGTCCTTTCGTGCGAACTTCTCAAACGGCACAGATTTACGAGAATGTCTTAAAACCGGAACAAGAAACCGAATCCTTGGAATTCCTACTTCCTGGAGAGGAATATTCCCAAGCCTGCTCGCTTTTAAAGGATTACACGAATTCCGACGCGATCTTGGTCGTCGGCCATAGTCCGGATATCAGCATTTTTTCGGAGAAGTTACTTGGAATTTCAGGAGTCGGGAAGTCCTTTCTTTTCACTCCCGGATCCGCTCTAGCGGTCAATGTGCCGAGGGAGAAATTCCTCGGCGGTCAAATCATCTGGTTCGTTTCCCCGGACTTCCTTTGTTGATCCTCTTGTAGACTTAAAATTGGGTTTACACCCGACCTCGATCGAAAAGATCATCCTTTAAGAAAGAGAATCGGGGTGTAGCGCAGTGGTAGCGCACTTCTCTGGGGGGGAAGGGGTCGCTGGTTCGAATCCAGTCACTCCGAAGATTTCTTTCGAACCTCGAACCGGAATCAATTCAGGGAAGGCATCACGCACCCTACGATTTCATAAAACCGTAAAATCGTCTTTTCTCTGGTTGCCACTTTCGATTTATTTAATATAGTAATCGAGACATAATCCCCGCCGATGTCCGGCACAAAAGTTCCCTGAAACCAATAGTTTCCTTCCCAAGAACCCGTCTTACCGAAGATCTTCCCTTTTTTCTCCGGGCAATCCGACCAACCTAGACTCTCCCTCCACAAACGGTACGTCTCCTCGTCGATCCAAGAGGGCTTCTTCCAAAAAACCGAAACCCAATTCGAATGAATTTCCTCTGGAGAAAGACGGATCCCACCTCCGTGTTTTAACGCCTTTTCCCCTTTCCACCAATCTTTCGGATAACTTCCTTTTTTTCCCGCCTGAGCGACTCCAAGAACCGGACCGTACCCTAAATGACGAAGGGTAGTCTCCAAAGCGGACCTCCCCAAAGAGGGCCAAAGCATCTCAAAGTAATCATTGGAAGAATAGAACAGAGCTTCGCGCAAATCGACTTCGCGAGGGGAACCGGGAATATGGTCGTCGGAAATACGGATTTTCTTTTTAGGATCAACGACACGGTTTTCCAATAAAGAGAGAGCCCAATAAGTTTTGAAAGTGGAGGCGGGGGAAAAGCGGTTTTTTACGTAGGAAAGGTTCCCGGCAAACTTCGTTTTCGGAACCTTGCTTTGGGCGAATGCGAACTCGGAGGTTAAAATCAATTCGGAAGGATTTTGCGGGGTCTGGCCCGCTTCGCAAGGAAGCAGAAAAGAAAAAGCTACGGAAAGAGCGATAAAATCTAGAAAACGCACTCTTTCCCCCTTGCGGCAGGACGAATCACAACCACAAGAATCTACGAATTCATTTATTCAAAAATTGCTTCAGCAAGTTGTCGCGGATCTCCTCAAATTTAACGATTCCCCATGCCAAAGGTACCTTAAATTTCAGAGCATTTTCACTCAGATCTTTTTCTCCCTGAGCTCTCAGCTCGTCGAAACGCTGTTCCACCTTTTCTTTTCCTTCATTCAGGTCTTCCAAAAGTTTATCGAAGATTTCCTTAGAAGTCTGGACAGCGCCGATTCCCGCATTGATTAGATCATTTAGCTTTTGGTTATCCATCCGGAACGTTCCTTTTCCTCCATTTTTATGCGCCGCACAATAAAGGCAAGCAGAAAATTCTCCCGTTTTAACGGAATCCGGATTGCCAGGAAGGATTTTGAGGGAAATCTGCTTCCATGCAAAATCGAAGATTTATCGGATTTCTACTATTACTGCCATTTTTACTCTATTGTTCGGCAGAGGTAAAAACCCTCCCCCTTTCCTCTTGCCAAAAAATCTCAGGCATGCCTGGACCTGAAGACATGGCTCTGGATGCGAAAGCGGACCTGATCTATGTCTCATCGCATGAAAGAAGGATTCCCGATCAGGAAGGAAAATTATTCGCGCTGGATCTGAAGTCTCCTTCCCTGCAACTCATTCCCTTGGATACGGATTATCCTAAATCTTTTCAAGCTCACGGAATGAGTCTTTTGATCCGGGGAGATATTTACAGACTGTACGTGATTTCGCATATCGTTCCTTACCAAGAACACGCCATCGAAGTCTTTGAAAGAAAATCCCCGCCGAACCAAAAATCGAGAACCGGAGTTTGGAAGCACGTCCAAACATTAAAAGACCCCTTATTAACCAGCCCTAACGACCTGTTCGTGGTGTCCGAAAACGAAATCTACGTATCGAACGACCACGGCAAGGGAGGAAAATTCCGCTAT contains:
- a CDS encoding arylesterase, with product MQNRRFIGFLLLLPFLLYCSAEVKTLPLSSCQKISGMPGPEDMALDAKADLIYVSSHERRIPDQEGKLFALDLKSPSLQLIPLDTDYPKSFQAHGMSLLIRGDIYRLYVISHIVPYQEHAIEVFERKSPPNQKSRTGVWKHVQTLKDPLLTSPNDLFVVSENEIYVSNDHGKGGKFRYFIDDLFGIARAEISLFDGKTWSSLGNPLYYGNGILFVKQADGKEFLYRSGFMDRSVFKFRVDRTSGKIALGDPKKIFLDTGTDNLELDEHGRVLVVGHTSTWKFLRHVRNKDYPSPTEVFAIFPDDSFKEIYANPGEEISAGSTAISHKDKLYISQVFNDFVLTCSEK
- a CDS encoding LIMLP_16025 family protein yields the protein MDNQKLNDLINAGIGAVQTSKEIFDKLLEDLNEGKEKVEQRFDELRAQGEKDLSENALKFKVPLAWGIVKFEEIRDNLLKQFLNK
- a CDS encoding ABC transporter ATP-binding protein — translated: MSLFAIEIDSLRKNYPGVQALRNIHLSVSKGGIFGLLGPNGAGKTTLVRILLGFSRPSSGSCKVLGAVPSPAVRTRLGYLPERMAVSPYLTGREFLEASLRLAFLKSKEAQSKSQDLLKQMGLSDAADRKVSTYSKGMLQRLGLAHALGAEPELLLLDEPGTGLDPAGYKEFRDRILEENVKRGVTVLINSHRLPEVEQICTEVGILHKGQIKAQGKLDELRQGKDRIRLKFEGNESVDSYLRNLSLECTNEGKDWEIRPKPDVDLKRLPAELVERGAELFLFERKSESLEEVFLRLTSEGSETKSEAEGQK
- a CDS encoding ABC transporter permease, which gives rise to MNRQPTQSFSFFVSSLFRQLPILLRLTFLQVVRRKALFFLFSLLGFFLLGEWFCTTSVEDQILKGVSNGAYFTLSSLWVTVFLVMMTSDLLRQDLDSQIHTLWLSRPLDLLTYLAGKGITLLLLVIIFLVGAFAVHSAFAPEIPWEFLTYQGVMFLAYGFLVVFALLLTLTANQTISVLFSFGLLLGTAILDFIVYNGIVDGSRELAEAQKLFVKISYWILPQLGTVYFHSGRLLEGNVEDPQSYGPYSFLQVGAWILVLKLALIGISRRKEI
- the sixA gene encoding phosphohistidine phosphatase SixA, producing MKIIIARHGEAEPDSPDGRDSSRVLTPKGKADVEKMARFFLTGFKIKKIYHSPFVRTSQTAQIYENVLKPEQETESLEFLLPGEEYSQACSLLKDYTNSDAILVVGHSPDISIFSEKLLGISGVGKSFLFTPGSALAVNVPREKFLGGQIIWFVSPDFLC
- a CDS encoding HDOD domain-containing protein; translation: MNINWYHFEKEGYYLSVRNVNERIERLNPLYVRITTLNRNVDKLLNVLLDRYLVYLDSISLKESVFSILRESVMNAIKANSKRIFFSDNNLNISDPLDYAKGMENFKKEMIRDKDRYAELLEKLKFHCLITMAFNRTSFLMRVSNNVSIIPEELKRVENRIGKSREYNDLGEVFADHADDSEGAGLGLAMSLLMLKNEGIEGDCYKLKAEGDITSAYIKIPLDFKHRNVSYQRTVEIIAEIDKLPTFPENLNQIMSLINKPDSSIGQITESVSRDVSLSTNILKLANSASFALGRKVETLEEAIKRIGLSELNNILLSLGTKKILEERYKEFEQIWERSSLSAYICKRLGEKMGWKKTFLTNLVCAALLHDIGLVILLSLEPEIVAKLTELTGKNLMASSLGLEEAALGVTHTSLGAMICEKWNFSDTIRVAAEYHHRPLMAKKESRDVVFAVYLSDWIIDCNEGKADPAAIHWEVLQHFGFKKDEEWKEFGEKVIGEYKAFQRQAR
- the rsmA gene encoding 16S rRNA (adenine(1518)-N(6)/adenine(1519)-N(6))-dimethyltransferase RsmA; translation: MNFPEYPFYKTSALRNFLSEKSSAPLKKWGQNFLIDPKAVQTLLDSADRNALERADLLLEIGPGLGALTHLLARTGKKLRLHEIDPVYSDWLKKFLPQAEVIQGDARETLGTDEGTDCFLFGNLPYYITSELILTSLEKLSRLQGAVFLVQKEFAQRLTNEISSLGIYAGAYGKFLLKKTVKSGSFYPRPNVDSSILSYTSNPRFLDKNKYPILEFLCRVVFWGKRKKIGSSIKEAPLNSFYPTGLSYPEETLRQRLKDSISNTGLSLEKRPEEMLAEDFYRIVENFKME
- a CDS encoding ComEC/Rec2 family competence protein; its protein translation is MGRFLEEHYRDFIPASRFSYAVLGLLSGLFFESFLPDLLLPWTAIGTFAIPFLRSQKRSTSKTLSFCLGILFFFLLLSFGPSKRSAPLLEESKLWKETSSKFVESRLDRGGIQGLAKEISLGLVLGDSRALNKEFKQDAKEGGILHLFAASGLHLGILLASIYAFLKRIPFLGFAFPRIFPVCIGWMYLAALGFPMSLARAWVFSSVLLLQNLAYRKQRSVDLLLGSIGILYFWDPSRSFGVSFLLSFGAVGSILLLKPSLDLCLPETQTEDSRIGKIALFLRENLTVSLAAGFGTFPVLVHYFGAYSFGSLGLNLLVVPLCGILLPLLYSVLFLEFLRVPFLKETAWVLVNYLLEILGKLTVAWADLDWSIQRFYLADSREKAILLWTLFLVFLVGLRCCKKGKQESNKIDRKMFEENPRVPLKESFLFRIPVWIYSLPICISFHFLLAGIPEWTQFPSVFFGDRFTFVVRNGKELVLGGKCKYSKKMLKEAFGKYRVLVCGTYSLEKAYVEDESCTFWISLCVRKKKPLRFEYGSNGTRKALPPEGWDFVTKRKEFNVDSTSLRMIRFEAGKDSLADLSQKTKQGSGIILLAPRYGSRDDPEDWNRFRKRLGIADGWKFIGGNELPGIPVL
- a CDS encoding penicillin-binding transpeptidase domain-containing protein, with amino-acid sequence MRFLDFIALSVAFSFLLPCEAGQTPQNPSELILTSEFAFAQSKVPKTKFAGNLSYVKNRFSPASTFKTYWALSLLENRVVDPKKKIRISDDHIPGSPREVDLREALFYSSNDYFEMLWPSLGRSALETTLRHLGYGPVLGVAQAGKKGSYPKDWWKGEKALKHGGGIRLSPEEIHSNWVSVFWKKPSWIDEETYRLWRESLGWSDCPEKKGKIFGKTGSWEGNYWFQGTFVPDIGGDYVSITILNKSKVATREKTILRFYEIVGCVMPSLN